A region from the Methylovorus glucosotrophus genome encodes:
- a CDS encoding NADH:flavin oxidoreductase/NADH oxidase: MAHLFTPITLRELTIRNRIFVSPMCQYSAIEGMPNDWHLVHLGSFARGGAGLVMVEATGVLPEGRITPQCLGLWNDTQRDALHRIVDFIHGQGAAAAIQLAHAGRKASSTRPWEGSTGIPVAQAGWETVAPSAIPFSPQHATPQALDKAGIARISDAFMVAAERALAAGFDVIELHCAHGYLLHEFLSPLANQRDDEYGGTLENRCRLPLEIAKRLRDFWPQDKPVFVRISASDWIEGGWDIAQSVQFARWLKEIGIDLIDCSSGGLIYDAVIPTGPGYQTEFASRIRNEAGIASGAVGMITTSTQAEHILATHQADVIFMARTLLSDPHWPLHAARELRADHPWPLQYERAKSF, translated from the coding sequence ATGGCCCATCTTTTTACTCCCATCACGCTGCGTGAGCTGACTATCCGCAACCGCATTTTTGTATCGCCTATGTGCCAGTACTCCGCCATTGAGGGCATGCCGAATGACTGGCATCTGGTGCATCTGGGCAGCTTTGCCCGCGGTGGGGCCGGGCTGGTGATGGTGGAAGCCACCGGCGTGCTGCCGGAAGGCCGCATTACACCGCAGTGCCTGGGCTTGTGGAACGACACCCAGCGCGATGCCTTGCATCGCATTGTGGATTTCATTCATGGACAAGGCGCCGCGGCCGCCATTCAACTGGCGCATGCCGGACGCAAGGCATCGTCGACCCGCCCCTGGGAAGGCAGCACGGGCATACCCGTCGCGCAGGCTGGCTGGGAGACCGTCGCGCCATCCGCCATACCATTCAGCCCGCAGCATGCAACGCCACAAGCGCTGGATAAAGCAGGCATCGCCCGTATTTCGGATGCGTTTATGGTAGCGGCTGAACGGGCGCTGGCCGCGGGCTTTGACGTGATTGAACTACATTGCGCCCACGGCTATCTGCTACATGAATTTTTGTCGCCGCTTGCCAATCAGCGCGACGATGAATACGGCGGCACCCTGGAAAACCGTTGCCGCCTGCCACTGGAAATCGCGAAGCGCCTGCGCGACTTCTGGCCGCAGGATAAACCTGTGTTCGTGCGCATTTCCGCCAGCGACTGGATAGAAGGCGGCTGGGATATCGCTCAGTCCGTGCAATTCGCACGCTGGCTCAAGGAGATCGGCATTGACCTGATTGACTGCTCCAGCGGCGGCCTGATTTACGATGCCGTGATTCCCACCGGACCTGGCTATCAGACCGAATTTGCCAGCCGTATTCGCAATGAAGCCGGCATTGCCAGTGGTGCAGTGGGCATGATCACCACCTCGACCCAGGCGGAGCATATTCTCGCCACGCATCAGGCCGATGTGATTTTCATGGCGCGCACGTTGCTGAGCGACCCGCACTGGCCATTGCATGCCGCACGCGAATTACGGGCAGATCACCCCTGGCCGCTGCAGTACGAGCGTGCCAAAAGTTTTTGA
- the iscX gene encoding Fe-S cluster assembly protein IscX yields MKWTDSLRIAEALYDAHPDIDPKTIRFTDLYQWVLNLEEFDDAPEKCGEKILEAIQLAWIEEAE; encoded by the coding sequence ATGAAATGGACTGACAGCCTGCGCATCGCTGAAGCGCTGTATGACGCACACCCGGATATCGATCCCAAGACCATCCGTTTTACCGATTTGTATCAATGGGTGCTGAATCTGGAGGAGTTTGACGATGCGCCGGAAAAATGCGGCGAAAAGATACTGGAAGCGATCCAGTTGGCCTGGATAGAAGAGGCAGAATAA
- the hemN gene encoding oxygen-independent coproporphyrinogen III oxidase, producing the protein MVIMEFPTSLVHKYSKAAPRYTSYPTALHFHTGFDAAAWQHELQASRDSGRDISLYAHIPFCDTLCYYCGCNMVATRDYSKAERYLQVLLQEMALVADTASADRLVRQMHWGGGTPTYLKPDDLVKLHQAFARRFRMTDDAEIGCEMDPRELTRAHVDALASCGFNRLSLGVQDLDSQVQEAINRIQSQDLIEQVYGWIRDAGINSINFDLIIGLPHQTPERFAHTLDAVIAMAPDRLAVFNYAHVPWMKKHQRLIPESALPTLDQRLELLRMTLDRLTAAGYVHIGMDHYAKPEDELVRAQQQGSLYRNFQGYTTHKDCDILALGASAISQTENAYAQNTKVLSEYRDTVTAGRLPIERGLHVTPEDQLRRAAITQVMCELRLDKRAFSATWNIDFDDYFAAALPQMEEMQQDGLLVLQGDELRVTEIGRLFLRNIAMLFDGRQEPKAANSGQTIQLQPRYSNSI; encoded by the coding sequence ATGGTTATTATGGAATTCCCGACCTCACTTGTGCACAAATACAGCAAGGCTGCGCCGCGTTACACCTCGTATCCTACGGCCTTGCATTTTCATACCGGCTTTGATGCCGCAGCCTGGCAGCATGAGCTGCAAGCCAGCCGTGACAGCGGGCGCGATATCTCGCTGTATGCGCATATCCCGTTTTGCGACACGCTCTGTTATTACTGCGGCTGCAATATGGTGGCCACGCGCGATTACAGCAAAGCCGAGCGCTACCTGCAGGTATTGCTGCAAGAGATGGCGCTGGTGGCAGACACTGCCTCAGCTGATCGCCTGGTGCGGCAGATGCACTGGGGTGGCGGCACACCTACTTATTTAAAACCGGATGATCTGGTGAAGCTGCATCAGGCATTTGCCCGTCGTTTCCGCATGACGGACGATGCCGAAATCGGCTGCGAAATGGATCCGCGTGAGCTGACGCGTGCGCATGTGGATGCACTGGCTTCCTGTGGGTTTAACCGCCTGAGCCTGGGCGTGCAGGATCTGGATTCGCAGGTGCAAGAGGCCATCAACCGCATTCAGTCGCAGGATCTGATCGAGCAGGTGTACGGGTGGATACGCGATGCCGGGATCAACAGTATCAATTTTGACCTGATCATCGGCTTGCCGCACCAGACTCCCGAGCGCTTTGCCCATACGCTGGATGCGGTGATCGCGATGGCGCCGGATCGACTGGCCGTCTTCAATTACGCGCATGTGCCGTGGATGAAAAAGCATCAGCGCCTGATACCTGAATCTGCATTGCCGACGCTGGATCAGCGCCTGGAGTTGCTAAGAATGACCTTGGATCGCCTGACGGCGGCGGGCTATGTGCACATTGGCATGGATCATTACGCAAAACCCGAGGATGAGCTGGTACGTGCCCAGCAGCAGGGGAGCTTATATCGCAACTTTCAGGGCTACACCACGCACAAGGATTGTGACATCCTGGCGTTGGGCGCCTCAGCCATTTCGCAAACGGAAAACGCCTATGCGCAAAATACCAAGGTGCTGTCAGAGTATCGCGATACGGTGACGGCAGGGCGGCTGCCGATTGAACGTGGCTTGCACGTAACCCCCGAAGACCAGCTGCGCCGCGCGGCCATTACCCAGGTGATGTGTGAGTTACGCCTGGATAAACGCGCATTTTCAGCGACATGGAATATCGATTTTGATGACTATTTTGCTGCGGCTTTGCCTCAGATGGAGGAGATGCAGCAGGATGGTTTGCTGGTATTGCAGGGCGATGAACTTCGCGTCACCGAGATCGGCCGCTTGTTTCTGCGCAATATCGCCATGCTGTTTGATGGCAGGCAGGAGCCGAAAGCAGCAAACAGCGGTCAGACGATCCAGCTTCAGCCGCGGTATTCCAATAGCATCTGA